In Podospora pseudoanserina strain CBS 124.78 chromosome 5, whole genome shotgun sequence, a single window of DNA contains:
- the TMA16 gene encoding translation machinery-associated protein 16 (EggNog:ENOG503P4GE; COG:S) produces MAKTFEKERKRIAKKKGGKIEALHANSRNAKRLHTAVIRDDRLKALAAARKKQDKPLIRRTRFFLEAARENELKPLDEAAIQAKILEFVGQHNEEYEEIKKTRRAGRPPSTREDLLKMAIEALETEHKNGFYLPDLSSEKNLEMLERWDGSNWAFLTNVTWVKISADGTTKPSSFPPQGL; encoded by the exons ATGGCCAAGACATTtgaaaaggagaggaagcgcatcgcgaagaagaagggcggcaagATTGAGGCTCTTCACGCCAACAGCAGAAACGCCAAGCGACTTCACACAGCCGTCATTCGTGATGACCGTCTGAAggctcttgctgctgcccgcAAGAAGCAAGACAAGCCTCTGATTCGCCGTActcgcttcttcttggaggcCGCACGCGAGAATGAGCTGAAGCCTCTTGATGAAGCTGCCATCCAGGCCAAGATCCTAGAGTTTGTTGGGCAACACAACGAGGAATATGAGGAGATCAAAAAGACACGCCGTGCCGGACGCCCACCCAGCACAAGAGAGGATCTGCTGAAGATGGCCATTGAGGCTCTTGAGACGGAGCACAAGAATGGTTTCT ACCTGCCCGATCTCTCTTCGGAGAAGAACCTCGAGATGCTTGAGCGCTGGGACGGGTCCAACTGGGCCTTCCTCACAAACGTGACCTGGGTCAAAATCTCCGCCGATGGCACGACTAAACCGTCAAGCTTCCCTCCCCAAGGTCTATGA
- the EXO1 gene encoding Rad2 nuclease (EggNog:ENOG503NWMW; BUSCO:EOG09262A65; COG:L): MGIQGLFPLLKSIHRTTELKKYAGETFGVDGYGWLHRGAIACAIELAQGKPTRKYVDFAMHRVRMFKYYGVTPYLVFDGDFLPSKAKTESSREQRREQSLKTGLELLKAGKPSKAHLELQKAIDVTPEMARHLIEELKKAGVPYLVAPYEADAQLVYLEREGVISGIVSEDSDMLVFGAKRLLTKMDQHGQCVEIQRKDFCLVREISLTGWTDAEFRHMAILSGCDYLGAVNNIGLKTAYRLIRKHKTPERIIQMLKFEGKHRVPENYLEEFKQAELTFLHQRVFCPKKKDIVFFTEPGPALKVDEMPFIGAPVETELARAIAAGDVNPITKKRIVLPSSSLTSPPSPGKRRISQTMAPVTVPTRNPGKPPGKPINEYFAKHKRIPLGEMDANCFTNNSQNNSPSNSPRPIVFPLPRPYIAGVEEATRPSRRYVNLEAALGGERRRRSEPVSNLLATYETSSNRRKTTGPVVDIFQDGTPSTSTTRPPKKARLCDDDLPTFTDNNTPVKSKFFTSTEGADYIRSDDSVEEAFRSICNQEIMTGTRIVHGLPSPAPSMLSASMDTPSSIVGTPSTVMSTPSSSMSKPSGLMNRSCNMMNTPSSSKSSTSSSSQTPILTPLQRLGFQALQRGKPRVVSSSVLQPTRLSTYSKRSSSLSVNPASIPLPRADLAEIEALSQPVGSEDLILPSSDGELEQDEEEGTKYSNVSNSGLDLSRFKYT; the protein is encoded by the exons ATGGGTATCCAAGGCCTTTTCCCGCTCCTCAAGTCCATCCACCGCACCACCGAGCTCAAGAAGTATGCTGGCGAGACCTTTGGTGTCGATGGCTACGGCTGGCTCCATCGCGGTGCCATTGCCTGTGCCATTGAACTAGCCCAGGGCAAGCCCACTCGCAA ATATGTCGACTTCGCCATGCACCGAGTCAGGATGTTCAAGTATTATGGTGTCACTCCCTATTTAGTCTTTGACGGCGACTTTCTTCCCAGCAAGGCCAAGACTGAGTCTTCGCGTGAGCAGCGTCGTGAGCAGAGTCTGAAGACTGGCCTCGAGCTCTTGAAAGCCGGCAAACCCTCGAAAGCCCACCTCGAGCTTCAAAAGGCCATCGACGTCACCCCGGAAATGGCTCGTCATCTCATCGAAGAACTCAAGAAAGCCGGTGTCCCGTACCTTGTCGCCCCCTACGAAGCCGATGCCCAGCTCGTCTACTTGGAGCGTGAGGGTGTTATCAGCGGCATTGTCTCTGAGGATTCGGATATGCTGGTGTTTGGTGCGAAGCGCCTGTTGACCAAGATGGATCAGCACGGTCAGTGTGTTGAGATTCAGAGAAAAGACTTCTGTTTGGTCCGCGAGATCTCCTTGACCGGTTGGACGGATGCCGAGTTCCGGCACATGGCCATTCTCAGCGGCTGTGACTATCTGGGCGCTGTTAACAACATCGGCCTGAAGACAGCTTACCGACTGATCCGCAAGCACAAGACACCTGAGCGCATCATTCAGATGCTCAAGTTCGAGGGCAAGCACAGGGTTCCCGAGAACTACTTGGAAGAGTTCAAGCAGGCCGAACTCACCTTTTTGCATCAGAGAGTCTTTtgccccaagaagaaggacatcGTGTTCTTCACCGAGCCCGGACCCGCTCTCAAGGTCGATGAGATGCCATTCATCGGTGCTCCGGTCGAGACTGAATTGGCCCGGGCCATTGCCGCCGGAGAcgtcaaccccatcaccaagaagcgGATCGTCCTCCCGTCGTCCTCTCTCACCTCGCCGCCGTCCCCTGGTAAGAGAAGGATCAGTCAGACCATGGCTCCGGTCACTGTGCCGACGAGAAATCCTGGCAAACCGCCCGGCAAACCAATCAACGAGTACTTTGCGAAGCACAAACGGATTCCCTTGGGCGAGATGGACGCCAATTGtttcaccaacaacagccagaACAATTCGCCCAGCAACTCCCCTCGTCCGATCGTCTTTCCTCTTCCGCGCCCATACATTGCGggcgtggaggaggcgacCCGCCCATCTCGCCGGTATGTCAATCTCGAGGCTGCCCTGGGCGGAGAACGCCGTCGGAGAAGCGAGCCTGTCTCGAACCTCCTGGCGACGTACGAGACCTCATCGAACCGCCGCAAGACCACTGGCCCGGTTGTCGACATCTTTCAGGACGGCACCCCGTCGACATCGACTACGAGGCCCCCCAAGAAAGCGCGCTTGTGTGATGACGACCTTCCCACTTTTacagacaacaacacccctgTGAAGAGCAAGTTTTTCACATCTACCGAGGGAGCCGACTATATTCGGTCGGACGATTCGGTCGAGGAGGCTTTCCGCAGCATCTGCAACCAAGAAATTATGACTGGCACCCGCATCGTTCACGGCTTGCCTTCGCCCGCGCCCAGCATGCTTTCCGCATCCATGGACACGCCTTCTAGCATCGTGGGTACGCCTTCCACTGTCATGAGCACACCCTCTAGTTCCATGAGCAAGCCCTCGGGTCTCATGAACCGGTCTTGCAACATGATGAACACACCTTCCAGCTCGAAGAGCAGCACATCTAGCAGCTCTCAGACCCCTATTTTGACGCCTCTCCAGCGTTTGGGTTTCCAGGCTTTGCAGCGCGGGAAGCCCCGGGTCGTCTCTTCTTCGgtcctccaacccaccaGGCTCTCGACGTATTCCAAGAGATCGAGCTCGCTTTCGGTCAACCCCGCCTCGATTCCTCTGCCTCGTGCTGATTTGGCCGAGATTGAGGCCCTGAGCCAGCCTGTTGGCAGCGAAGATTTGATTTTGCCCTCTAGTGATGGGGAGCTCgagcaggatgaggaggagggtaccAAGTATTCCAATGTTTCCAACAGCGGTTTGGATTTGTCGCGGTTCAAGTACACCTGA
- a CDS encoding hypothetical protein (EggNog:ENOG503NWMA; COG:S): MADEELQERLRGNSQAFNSLLSLIPGTLYYGEDTSDQWKKKKQTKEEARAAKRNKLDPDSERHRNAKDLMEEKARNKRKLKELEDEDDSHNSNDEDDDFEIEGIEKEKPLEGLKRKDTPAAKEEEEESPVKKQKVVAEDPAVGQTPSKDAATKESKKSAKKQKKEEAKRLKMEAAAPSKAATKRDEEPAVRESTEAPDSDGEDDEMVPIDVSGLVTKEDDNTSETTRDTPASDAARTDSLAASSTTSISSAVPPSERPKGLKTPANPENIAKLKEKLNAKLLSLKIARKAADSEGNVIKNKEDLLEARRKLALKRKERKNEMRKQAKIEEEKKREAALATARDSPALSSFLQEDDNVETNFAFGRLRFSDGTQLSHDAAYEKTPGSAKKKGPSDPKTALLKLENQKKRIANLPEEKQKQVIEQEAWLAARKRAEGEKVIDNEALLKKAIKRKEKGKKKSEKEWKERKEGVQKSIHDRQKKREENLQKRKDEKMANRRGKGKGKKGKGVQTKKKGGRPGFEGK; encoded by the exons ATGGCGGACGAAGAATTGCAG GAGCGTCTCCGCGGCAACTCCCAGGCCTTCAACAGCTTGTTGTCGCTCATCCCCGGAACACTGTACTATGGGGAGGATACCAGT GAtcagtggaagaagaagaagcagaccaaggaggaagcCCGGGCCGCCAAGCGCAACAAGTTGGACCCCGACAGTGAACGTCACCGGAACGCCAAGGATCtcatggaggagaaggcgcgcAACAAGCgcaagctgaaggagctcgaggatgaggacgataGCCACAACTccaacgacgaggacgacgactTTGAGATTGAGGGTATCGAGAAAGAGAAGCCGCTCgaggggttgaagagaaAGGATACACCCGccgccaaggaggaagaggaggagtcgcctgtcaagaagcaaaaggtcGTCGCCGAGGATCCAGCCGTCGGGCAAACCCCTAGCAAAGATGCGGCCACGAAGGAATCCAAGAAGTCTgcgaagaagcaaaagaaggaggaggccaagaggTTAAAGATGGAAGCGGCTGCACCAAGCAAGGCTGCTACCAAGAGGGATGAGGAGCCCGCTGTTCGGGAATCTACCGAAGCCCCCGACagcgatggcgaggatgacgaaATGGTTCCTATTGATGTTTCGGGTCTGGTCACAAAGGAGGACGACAACACGTCAGAAACCACGAGAGATACCCCGGCGTCCGACGCCGCCAGAACCGACTCTTTAGCCGCTAGCAGCACGACTTCCATCTCCTCGGCCGTTCCACCGTCCGAAAGGCCAAAGGGTCTCAAAACTCCAGCTAACCCGGAAAACATTGCGAAACTTaaggagaagctcaacgCCAAGCTCCTCAGCCTGAAGATCGCGCGCAAGGCGGCCGACTCGGAAGGAAATGtgatcaagaacaaggaAGACCTCCTCGAAGCGCGGAGAAAACTCGCGCTCAAGCGTAAGGAGCGCAAGAACGAGATGCGCAAGCaggccaagattgaggaggaaaagaagagggaAGCTGCCCTCGCCACAGCCCGGGACTCGCCCGCGTTGTCCTCGTTCCTCCAAGAAGACGACAATGTCGAGACAAACTTTGCCTTTGGTCGCCTTCGCTTCTCGGACGGCACTCAGCTCTCTCACGACGCCGCCTACGAAAAGACACCCGGCtccgccaagaagaagggcccCTCGGACCCGAAGACTGCGCTTTTGAAGCTAGagaaccagaagaagaggatcgCCAACTTgccggaggagaagcagaagcaggtGATTGAGCAGGAGGCTTGgctggcggcgaggaagagggcggagggggagaaggtgattGACAATGAGGCGCTGCTCAAGAAGGCGATCAAgcggaaggagaagggaaagaagaagagcgagaaggagtggaaggagaggaaggagggggtgcaGAAGAGTATTCATGAcaggcagaagaagagggaggagaatttgcagaagaggaaggatgagaagatggcgaataggaggggaaaggggaaggggaagaaggggaagggggtgcagactaagaagaagggggggaggccgGGGTTTGAGGGGAAGTAG
- the VPS74 gene encoding Vacuolar protein sorting-associated protein 74 (EggNog:ENOG503NTZR; COG:U; BUSCO:EOG092631QQ) has protein sequence MSTTSGLTRRRGGPPAGAGATGGASTPTEDSGRNSSGGGGGPETSYESGENGHRIAFDPRDISESAERSKQPKLTLMEEVLLLGLKDKQGYLSFWNDNISYALRGCIVLELAFRGRISMQKNASRRNLPLPDRVIEVVDDTLTGEVLLDEALKMMKSSEKMSVSSWIDLMSGETWNLMKIGYQLKQVRERLAKGLVDKGILRTEKRNFLLFDMATHPVVDGGAKEEIRRRVRNVLTQRTVVLNNSQWLPEGLEFRYLRTVAMVCAAYAANVLENALSTLGHEAREKAFNQTDELLAEYSQWPFGRGAVRNDIGENLPGVITEEVNKAKDKELQLEVVAACLCVFTRLDSLL, from the exons atgTCAACCACATCAGGCCTAACGCGCCGGAGAGGCGGCCCCCCCGCCGGAGCCGGTGCCACGGGCGGCGCATCCACCCCGACAGAAGACAGCGGCCGCAACTCgtcgggcggcggcggcggcccagAAACTTCCTACGAGTCGGGGGAGAACGGTCACCGGATTGCGTTTGACCCCCGCGACATCTCGGAGAGCGCCGAGAGGTCGAAGCAGCCCAAGTTGAcgctgatggaggaggtgttgctgcttgggTTGAAGGATAAGCAG GGTTACCTCTCCTTCTGGAACGACAACATCTCGTACGCCCTCCGCGGCTGCATCGTCCTCGAGCTTGCCTTTCGCGGGAGGATCTCGATGCAAAAGAACGCTTCGAGGAGGAACCTCCCGCTGCCGGACAGGGTgattgaggtggtggatgacacgttgacgggggaggtgctgctgGACGAGGCGctcaagatgatgaagagcaGTGAGAAGATGAGCGTGAGCAGTTGGATTGACCTCATGTCTG GCGAAACATGGAACCTAATGAAAATCGGCTATCAACTCAAACAAGTCCGCGAGCGGCTCGCCAAGGGCCTCGTGGACAAGGGCATCCTCCGCACCGAAAAGCGCAACTTTTTGCTGTTTGACATGGCGACCCACCCCGTCGTGGACGGGGgcgccaaggaggagattcGCAGGCGGGTGCGCAACGTGTTGACGCAGCggacggtggtgttgaacaATTCGCAGTGGCTGCCGGAGGGGCTAGAGTTTAGGTACTTGAGGAcggtggcgatggtgtgCGCGGCGTACGCGGCGAACGTGCTGGAGAACGCGCTGAGCACGCTGGGGCAcgaggcgagggagaaggcgtTTAACCAGACGGATGAGCTGCTGGCCGAGTACAGCCAGTGGCcgtttgggaggggggcggtgaGGAATGATATTGGGGAGAATCTGCCGGGGGTTATTACGGAG GAAGTAAACAAGGCAAAGGACAAGGAGCTGCAGCTCGAGGTTGTGGCGGCTTGTTTGTGCGTTTTTACGAGGTTGGATTCGCTGCTTTAg
- a CDS encoding hypothetical protein (COG:T; EggNog:ENOG503NUC9), giving the protein MSGWFSSAPSSAATPADANAGEDHVSDGSKLKTFIGILKKFIGVSDLAAVRFSLPSQLLEPTPNLEYWNYLDSPSAFAAIGTADEPVDRMLEVLRFWFTKDLKYAKGKPCKPYNSCLGEFFRCNWETEDDAPRIDTSALRKSPSGSSSSSMKSAKSAIPAGLGSSDPRAASTVSVTQSAANPTKPVRISYLTEQTSHHPPVSAFYIDCPEKGLHAKGFDQITAKFTGTSIKVMPGEHNLGIFITVDRRDHETYQLTHPAAHLGGILTGALSVSVGDMCYITCPETKLKAILRYYNDGWLGRTTNKMEGIIFRYNPENDNKTQIKDVPVEDILIRLGGAWKEKIVFTIGNKPLESHPPERQITIIDVAPLSVAPKVLPPVEKQLPNESLQLWSEVTKAIHAKQFGKATTVKQELEEAQREKAREREKKGETWTPVFFEQATDKAGKPSLTEKGREVLRRAQAGNWDMDGIL; this is encoded by the exons ATGTCTGGCTGGTTCTCGTCCGCTCCGTCTTCGGCGGCGACACCTGCCGATGCCAACGCCGGTGAGGACCATGTGAGCGACGGATCGAAGCTCAAAACCTTTATTGGCATTTTGAAGAA GTTTATCGGCGTGTCTGATCTCGCTGCCGTTCGATTCTCGCTGCCCTCCCAGCTTCTCGAGCCTACACCAAACCTTGAATACTGGAACTACCTCGATTCCCCGAGTGCTTTCGCCGCGATTGGAACCGCCGATGAGCCTGTAGATCGCATGCTCGAGGTGTTACGATTCTGGTTCACCAAGGATTTGAAATATGCCAAGGGGAAGCCGTGCAAGCCCTACAACTCTTGCTTGGGCGAGTTCTTTCGG TGTAACTGGGAAACTGAGGATGATGCTCCGAGAATCGACACTTCCGCACTTAGAAAAAGTCCATCAGGGAGTAGCTCTTCTAGTATGAAGTCTGCCAAGTCTGCCATCCCGGCAGGGCTTGGCTCCAGCGACCCTCGAGCAGCCTCCACCGTATCAGTCACTCAGTCGGCAGCCAACCCTACAAAGCCGGTGAGGATTTCCTACCTGACAGAGCAAAcctctcatcaccctccagtCAGCGCTTTCTACATTGATTGCCCCGAAAAGGGCCTTCATGCCAAGGGCTTCGACCAGATTACAGCCAAGTTCACCGGTACCTCCATCAAGGTTATGCCCGGCGAGCACAATCTGGGTATCTTCATCACGGTGGACCGCCGAGATCATGAGACATACCAGCTCACTCACCCGGCCGCTCATCTGGGCGGTATTCTGACGGGCGCTTTGAGCGTGAGTGTTGGTGATATGTGCTACATCACATGCCCTGagaccaagctcaaggccatCCTCCGATACTATAATGACGGCTGGCTTGGCCGGACAACCAACAAAATGGAGGGCATCATCTTCCGCTATAATCCTGAAAACGACAACAAGACTCAAATAAAGGACGTACCGGTAGAGGATATCCTCATTCGTCTTGGAGGCGCGTGGAAAGAAAAGATTGTCTTTACTATTGGAAACAAGCCTCTG GAATCCCACCCTCCAGAGCGGCAGATTACCATCATTGATGTTGCTCCATTGAGTGTGGCGCCAAAGGTCCTCCCGCCTGTTGAGAAGCAGCTCCCCAACGAGTCTCTTCAGCTTTGGAGTGAAGTCACCAAGGCGATTCATGCCAAGCAATTTGGCAAGGCTACAACAGTCAAAcaggagcttgaggaggcCCAACGTGAGAAGGCTCGGGAgcgagagaagaagggagagacCTGGACGCCGGTATTCTTTGAGCAGGCTACTGATAAGGCCGGTAAGCCTTCGCTCACAGAAAAGGGCAGAGAGGTGCTGAGGCGGGCCCAAGCTGGCAACTGGGACATGGATGGCATTCTTTAA
- a CDS encoding hypothetical protein (EggNog:ENOG503NX1W; COG:K): protein MFRQRTSSQKPGDDLLANFRQQFPEVAAVTSSAGAAQPASTTTAGHPAVAVSAQETSQTLSHEAFRDQDPTPRAAAANEPWRFTPSLLDPGSFSFANFPHQTGGYYTPTPGGTNTLYHPTAGDLHTPTLGLGMGLGTPLSLPTSDGAIHSGTTAMDVGGFHHGFGHPQQFHQFHPFMQHQPPQPSFAPSSIFRQDTGYETMDQDDSPMNSDPADEHMVSIDSKFHGQSPMVAFQTRQFGMSMSVPLPASAEKFRFHTALNAPTAMIKHADEIPVTYLNKGQAYSLSIVDTNPPMPMAPGTRFRTFVRISFEDEQQRQKPGVCWSLWKEGRGTNEAHQRGGKLQAVEYVEAGQPSEGDDKRARIELETASFDGFSVVWTPGINGAVECNIAVRFNFLSTDFSHSKGVKGIPVRLCAKTHILPSDPSQSPPPSSPEAEICYCKVKLFRDHGAERKLSNDVAHVRKTIDKLKQQIAQAESGMKDFGKRKRPSAAQSKSSSAVQRPGKVQKHKRTWSMSSASSAGGGGRPNLEEDLHFKLQTLQDMFTSTRPVSVLYLRGDDIDDPDLHPVSLPGEPVDLTRVDTDPAAWRSERSSMAGSSLVSPSPSSLSLHSQASVAGKPNWQDYQIGSDGSAQGGNQPTKVRKVDEAGHLTGWIEALGVDSSYRPPQERPPKPVACFYVARRNFSEPSGQELHRAVYLMQRTLSDFVGRLSVKYNFDVGRVIRTVHVLPRGIEVEMDDDVIREIPEGQDMTLEVIETGGSGVKREWEMAVDAPGESDMPSPSNNTAPQRGYELRLRY, encoded by the exons ATGTTCCGACAAAG GACGAGCTCGCAGAAGCCTGGGGATGATCTGCTGGCCAATTTTAGACAACAGTTTCCTGAGGTTGCCGCTGTAACTTCATCAGCCGGtgcagcccagccagccagcaccaccactgctggcCACCCCGCAGTTGCTGTTTCGGCGCAAGAAAC ATCTCAAACTCTAAGCCATGAGGCTTTTCGCGACCAGGACCCGACTCCTCGGGCAGCAGCGGCCAACGAGCCGTGGAGATTCACGCCGTCCTTGCTAGACCCGGGCTCGTTTTCTTTTGCCAATTTTCCCCACCAAACCGGCGGCTACTATACCCCTACCCCAGGAGGCACGAATACACTTTACCATCCTACCGCTGGCGACCTCCACACACCCACCCTCGGTCTGGGAATGGGGCTTGGGACACCGTTGTCCCTGCCGACCTCAGATGGAGCTATTCACTCCGGGACTACCGCAATGGACGTGGGTGGCTTTCACCATGGATTTGGCCATCCTCAGCAGTTTCATCAGTTCCACCCTTTCATGCAGCATCAGCCTCCGCAACCGTCGTTTGCCCCATCATCGATATTCCGCCAAGATACCGGGTACGAGACCATGGACCAAGATGACTCTCCCATGAATTCCGACCCTGCAGATGAGCATATGGTGTCTATCGACAGCAAATTCCACGGCCAGTCTCCCATGGTTGCCTTCCAGACAAGACAGTTTGGAATGTCCATGTCGGTCCCTCTCCCGGCGTCTGCGGAAAAGTTCCGCTTCCACACTGCTTTGAATGCCCCAACAGCCATGATCAAGCATGCCGACGAGATTCCCGTGACATATCTCAACAAGGGTCAGGCCTATTCGCTCTCGATTGTCGATACCAACCCGCCGATGCCCATGGCGCCTGGTACCCGTTTCCGCACCTTTGTCAGAATCTCCTTTGAGGATGAGCAGCAGAGACAAAAGCCGGGCGTGTGCTGGAGCTTGTGGAAAGAGGGACGCGGAACGAACGAGGCCCATcagagaggaggaaagcTGCAGGCTGTCGAGTACGTTGAGGCTGGACAGCCTTCCGAAGGCGACGATAAACGGGCCCGTATCGAGCTGGAGACTGCTTCATTTGACGGCTTTTCCGTGGTTTGGACTCCGGGCATCAACGGCGCCGTCGAGTGCAACATTGCTGTCCGCTtcaacttcctctccaccgacTTTAGCCATTCCAAGGGTGTCAAGGGCATTCCTGTGAGGCTCTGTGCCAAGACACACATCCTCCCATCGGATCCTTCCCAgtcaccaccgccttcgTCCCCTGAGGCTGAGATCTGCTACTGCAAAGTCAAGCTGTTCCGTGACCACGGAGCGGAGCGCAAACTCTCCAATGATGTTGCGCACGTCAGGAAAACCATTGATAAGCTCAAGCAGCAGATCGCCCAGGCCGAGAGTGGGATGAAGGACTTTGGCAAGCGCAAGAGACCCAGCGCAGCGCAGTCCAAGAGCAGCTCGGCAGTCCAGAGACCCGGCAAGGTGCAGAAGCACAAGCGTACCTGGTCCATGTCCTCAGCCAGCTCtgctggaggcggtggcAGACCGAATCTTGAGGAAGATTTGCACTTCAAGCTTCAGACTCTCCAGGACATGTTTACTAGCACCCGTCCTGTGAGTGTCCTGTACCTTCGGGGTGACGATATTGACGACCCTGATCTTCATCCGGTGTCGCTTCCCGGAGAGCCCGTCGATCTCACCAGGGTGGACACGGACCCGGCCGCTTGGAGAAGCGAACGTAGCTCCATGGCTGGATCTTCGCTGGTCTCGCCATCACCGAGCTCACTTTCTCTTCATTCACAGGCCTCTGTAGCCGGTAAGCCGAACTGGCAAGACTATCAGATTGGTTCCGATGGTTCCGCACAGGGTGGCAACCAGCCCACCAAGGTCAGGAAGGTGGACGAAGCTGGTCACCTCACGGGGTGGATTGAGGCCTTGGGCGTTGACTCTTCTTACCGACCACCACAGGAGCGCCCTCCCAAACCTGTCGCGTGTTTCTATGTGGCGCGACGAAACTTCTCGGAGCCCTCTGGCCAGGAACTGCACCGTGCCGTCTACTTGATGCAAAGGACGCTCTCCGATTTTGTCGGAAGACTCTCTGTGAAGTACAACTTTGACGTTGGCAGGGTGATCCGAACAGTACACGTCTTGCCTCGTGGCATCGAAGTGGAGATGGACGACGACGTCATCCGCGAAATTCCCGAGGGCCAGGACATGACACTGGAGGTCATCGAGACGGGCGGCTCTGGTGTCAAGCGCGAATGGGAAATGGCGGTCGACGCCCCTGGGGAGTCTGACATGccttccccatccaacaacaCGGCGCCACAGAGGGGTTATGAGCTTCGATTGCGGTATTAA
- a CDS encoding hypothetical protein (EggNog:ENOG503NZH2), with the protein MGLISLSFLTFATLLLGVAIMAFFRRKDASALEPITKMLSSTAFIGSQTGGESVINYSYTDLPWTLMMWDVYYFFHYLWAIFYVVWPVTPTDSAELSELSFTYGNVLSLAVHLVLVVLQLAFVVALPFMIILPVWTAVGSIAGFMGVNKLLCVILNGRGGQVEYHSDPEYAEARKEHEGEVWIFINGVAAGEHWMKSNLNRLAVTFKRPILGIHNKTAGILFDVVECCIQRNWQCKYATKDVRVCYRIIKEKLYDPQNTKVVFILHSQGGIQGSLIIDWLLQELPQDILSKLEVYTFGNAANHFNNPHRHVRSQRAALRNPLAAKTDSTLEENDGTITNVTDDTAPNANAKANLTPEQQEEKIPSLTSLASSTCSARPSQLSDRAIGHIEHYAHTTDFVALWGVLHFTTSTLDSPTMPRFIGRVFARSSPRGGHQFVQHYLDGMFPLQRDANGKLLRDSDGKLVGCVEEGDNEFMESEVIIGNDEGADIEGDLEGEQVQIHSVSPTILRKRATFRREGVVKMRVRELSRLWQYRDGGSPEERKEKRNREVRKGVTI; encoded by the exons ATGGGGTTGATCTCCCTTTCGTTTCTCACCTTTGCTACTCTTCTCCTGGGCGTCGCCATCATGGCCTTCTTCCGGCGCAAAGATGCGTCGGCTCTGGagcccatcaccaagatgcTATCATCGACGGCGTTTATCGGCTCGCAGACGGGAGGAGAGTCGGTCATCAACTATTCCTACACGGATCTCCCGTGGacgttgatgatgtgggaTGTTTATTATTTCTTTCATTATCTCTGGGCCATATTCTATGTTGTTTGGCCTGTGACGCCAACCGACTCGGCCGAGCTGTCTGAGCTGTCTTTTACCTATGGCAACGTGCTAAGTTTGGCGGTCCATTTGGTTCTGGTCGTTTTACAGCTGGCCTTCGTTGTTGCGTTGCCGTTTATGATCATCTTGCCAGTGTGGACGGCGGTAGGGTCGATTGCTGGCTTCATGGGGGTCAACAAACTGCTGTGTGTGATATTGAATGGCAGAGGAGGCCAGGTCGAGTATCACAGTGATCCAGAATATGCCGAGGCGAGAAAGGAGcatgagggagaggtgtgGATATTTATcaatggtgttgctgctgg GGAACACTGGATGAAGAGTAACTTGAATCGTCTAGCTGTCACCTTCAAGCGGCCCATCTTGGGTATCCATAACAAAAC AGCGGGTATACTTTTCGATGTTGTAGAATGCTGTATCCAGCGAAACTGGCAGTGCAAGT atGCCACTAAAGACGTCCGAGTCTGCTACCGCATCATCAAAGAAAAGCTCTACGATcctcaaaacaccaaagtcgtcttcatcctccactCTCAGGGTGGAATCCAGGGCAGCTTGATTATCGACTGGCTGCTTCAAGAACTTCCCCAAGACATTCTCTCCAAGCTGGAAGTCTACACTTTCGGTAACGCAGCCAACcacttcaacaacccccaccgGCACGTCCGGTCCCAGAGAGCCGCCCTGAGAAACCCCCTGGCTGCCAAGACAGATTCCACTCTGGAGGAGAATGACGGGACAATCACCAACGTCACCGACGACACAGCTCCAAATGCCAATGCCAAAGCCAATCTCACTCCCGAACAACAAGAGGAAAAGATCCCCTCTTTGACCTCCCTTGCCTCCTCAACATGCTCGGCCCGCCCATCCCAGCTCTCGGACCGCGCCATCGGCCACATCGAGCACTACGCCCACACAACCGACTTTGTCGCCTTATGGGGCGTCCTCcacttcaccacctccacactCGACTCACCCACCATGCCCAGATTCATAGGAAGAGTCTTTGCCCGGTCTAGCCCCCGCGGCGGTCACCAGTTTGTGCAGCACTATCTCGATGGGATGTTCCCCCTCCAGCGCGACGCCAACGGGAAGCTCCTACGCGACAGCGACGGGAAATTGGTTGGGTGTGTAGAAGAAGGGGATAATGAGTTCATGGAGAGTGAGGTCATCATTGGGAATGACGAGGGGGCTGATATTGAGGGGGATCTGGAGGGGGAACAGGTGCAGATTCATAGTGTCAGTCCTACGatcttgaggaagagggcaaCGTTTaggcgggagggggtggtgaagatgagggtCAGGGAGTTGAGTCGATTGTGGCAGTACAGAGATGGTGGGAGTCCGGAGGAGCGtaaggagaagaggaataGGGAGGTGAGGAAAGGGGTTACGATCTGA